The sequence below is a genomic window from Fibrobacter sp. UWB10.
TGTTATGTATGGCTTGCGCCAACCACGTTCCGTGCAGTTCCTTCCCCCTAAGACTCATGTGCTTACGTTTGTATCCGATGGCTTGAGCTATATAAAGGGTAGTAACTTTAGTGGTGGTCTTCCGCTTGAATTCATTGAAGGGGCGAGCCTTTATGCTAAGATAATTCCTTCTCCGGGAGATACGATTGAAGAAGTCGTAATCAATGGGGCGACTGTTTATAAGCGTGATTCTGTGCTTTGGAGCAATTTTGTTTCCGTTTCAGGAGATGGTTCGATTGATTTGACTCTTGAACATTCATCTAGTGATCTCAATGTTGTCGCTTCGTCTAAAAAGTGTGGCACAAGGGCTTTGCATGCAGTAAATCCCTCTTATGTGAAGACAGAAGTGTTTCTTGACCCGTTAAAAACGTCGAGAAAACTTGAAACCTATGCCGTGAAGGATGGTCTTGGACGGGTGGTGCAGACGCAGACGAACCTCGGAAATGGTTATTACAATGTTAGCGCTACATATTTAGACGATTTTGGAAATGTTGAATTTGCTCCGCTTTCTTACCTTTCTGCAAAGGATTCTTTTGCTTACGAAGACATGTACTGTAAAATGTGTATTGTAAAGTCTTCGAACTATTATAACGGTACTGATAATTTAGATAGACAGCTGGCTTTTGGTATTCCTTATGCTAAGGAAGACTACCATTATGGTGAGGGAAATGGTGTGACTAAAGACATTTCTGGGGTGGCAGAGGCATCTTATGCTATGAGCCAAAAATCCTCGATGCAGTGGACGATTCCTATTGAAACGTCGGATTATACAAATTTCATTTCTGAAGAGCAACTCAATGAAAATGTACTTACTGGAAAGTATGCGTCGGCAAAGAATGCGATTGTTGATGAAAAATCCAGTGTTGAAAATTGGACGGATTACGGTTTTAAACTTGTTGTGAATCGCTCGGCTGAAGGCGTGTACACACAGCAGATATTCGATGCCAATGGTAACGTACTGTATACTTGGGCAAAGTCCGGGGAACATGAGGTTATTTCTAGAAGTCACTATAATTCAGACAATCAGATTGATTCTACGGATATTTCGGTAGATAGAGGTCCATTCATTTTGGCTACGGTCTATACCTACGATATGGTAGGACGCGTCAAGACGCTCACGACCCCTGACAAGGGAACTGTTGTAAGTATGTATGATGCAGAAGACCGTGTCCGTTTTACCCGCGATGCGCGTCAACAGGCGATGTCGGAGAAACTTGGTTGTAGCGGAAATTACTTCTCAACGATAGAGTACGATGATAGGGGGAAAGTGGCAAAGACTGGTGAAGTCCATTGTGGACACTCTTTCAATGATTCTGCGACTTCGGTTCCCGATGATAAATTGTATATTCTTTCGGAGAATTTTTACGGAAAACCGACGATAGGAGATCTTTTGTCCACGCATGTGACTACGGACTCGAAATTGCTGCAGGGTATCCTCGACGAGATGGAGGGGGTTTCCCCGAATGACGTGGGAGCAGTTGCTTCTTATGATGGAAGTCGTGTTCGTTCCGAAGCTGCAATCAGAGCGAACAGCCTCAAAATGTCCTCTTACAACCGGCTAGGACAAAAAATCAAGCAGTGGACTATTTACGGACTAGAGGGTGCACCTGCAACGCAGGCGTCCTTCACTTATAACATTTCTGGTGAGCTTTCTTCAACGGAAACTGCCGAGTGGAAGAATGGTTCTTGGAACAAAATCTCAACGCTTGTTTATTCCTATGATGGAATGGGTCGGTTAAAGTCGGTCCTCGAGGATGGAGATAGCCTTATGCGGATTGACCGTACTGATGCAGGCACCGTATCGAAGAAAAGATATTTCGACAAGGGTGCGCCTGTTTACGACATGACTTATGCGAAGGATATCTATGGGCGAACGACCCGCGTGGAATACAAGAATTCGTCGGGCAAGACACTCTATTCCGAAACCGCGACATATCCGTCCGCTGTTGTCGGCCGTATAGATTCTGCCCACCATGTATGGGATGGTTACCATTCGAATGAAAACTACACTTACGATGCGCAGGGGCGCTTGACTGGATATGAGTCCGACAACAACCATGTTGGTGGCGGTCGCTATTCCTATGATGGCTTGGGTCGTCTCGAGTTCAAGCGTGAAGGCAGGTTCGGCAATGACACCCTGATTTCCTACACATACAGCAATGCGTTCTTCAGGCCACTTACGATGCGGGTCAAGGGTGGTCCCGAGACAGAGTACTATGCCTATGACGAGTCGGGTAACGTGTGGCTGGACAGAAACTCCATGAGTGCCTACACGATAAACGCTTTGGGACTACCAAGCAAGGTGCATCTATTTTCGAAAATTCCCGGAACGCTTACGTCAGATCAGCTGGCTAGAGATGAATGGGTCGAGTCGCGTTCTGCCACGACAGAAATGGCCTACGACGAGGGTGGACAACGCATCTGGACCAAATTCGTGGCCAACGCTCCGTCTCACACGACAGAGGTCACGTATCCGGGAATCGGCGAGTACAAATATTCTGGACGCAATTATTCTAACGATCTTGAACTGGCTCGCATAGACCTTCTCGGTGGTGGGTACCGCACGGGGCTGAATGGCGAGGCGGTCTTCCCGGTGAAGGACCTGCAGGGCAGCGTCCGCGGTTACGTGAACAAGTCCGGGCTCAAGAGCGCCTTCGGCTACCGTCCCTACGGTACCACGATTGACCTTGCCCGCTATGCGTCCGACGATGACAGGCGCTGGCAGGGGAAGGAGTACGATGGCGAACACGACAAGCTTTACTTCGGTGCCCGGTTTTATGACCCGTTCTTTGGCCTTTGGATGTCCCCTGATCCGGCGGGACAGTTCGCCAACCCGTACAGCTACGGTGGCGACCCGCTGAACTACATAGACCCCACGGGCATGTGGGCGCTTGGCGCCGGCCTCGTTTTTGGTTACGATGAGTCGCACGGCTGGAGTCTCGGCGTGGGCGTTGCCGCTGAATTCGAAGACAGCGGTGTGAACGCGTCGTATACCTTTAACCAGGACGGCTCCAGGTCGCTGGGCCTGAACACGAACGCGAGCGTATGCGTGGACGGCGTGTGTTTTAACGGGGGAAGCGGCTTCAACATGAACACCTATACGGGAACGTCGGTCAGCAAGAGTGCCGGCATATGCTTCGGTTCTTCCAGTGACGCCTGTGCCGGCTATGAGCTTGGCCAGGGGTATAGCTGGGACCGCAGCGGCGGATTTGTCGGGATGACCGTCTACGCCGAAGTCTACGCGGCCTTTGCGGGAGGGCGTAGTTCATATGGATACGAGCAGGGGTTCTTCGGGGCCGAGGGCCGCGGCATGTACGCCGGAATAAGTGGCTACGGTTTGCATGCGGAAGTGTCGCAGAACGGCGGAACGAGCTGGGGTTTTGAAGAACGCCTGTATTCTGGAATCGGCAACAACTCCAGTTCCCTAGCCGCCGACGGCACCACGGCGAGTATGGTCAAGTGGGAATTGTGGATGCCGTCTCTTGGTCGATTCGGACATTTTACCTTCGGTGACGGGTATGACGTGAGCAATGACGGTCTCGGTAAGGCTCTTGCTGATGAAGTAGTTCCGTTGCTGAAAAGTAGTTCAAATGAGGATGATTGGAAATTAGCAGAAAAGATAAGAAATAATCCGAATAATCTTACCTATGCGGAATTTCTAAAACTAGATCAGTTCTTGTTGGCGAATGGTTTTGAGCATGTTAAACGGATGAACAACCATCCTGACGGATTCAAAAAGGTTACATACAGAAAGGCAGGCTCAACTTTGTATGGCAACTTAGAACTCATGTATAGTAAAGGCGAAAATCGAGCATATTCGAGCTACAATTATGGAAATAATCATATCTCGCATATGTTGATAGATCTTTTTGGTTGGAAAGGCAGGGGGTATTGATATGAAAATTTATAAGCTGCTTCTTATTTTGTGTCCTGTTTTCTTTATCGCTTGCCTTGGGAGCGGATTCCAAAATGAACAACCTGTGGAGAGGCGCTCTCCGCTTTCAAAATTCTCAGATCCAACAGGTCAATTAAGTTATGATACTTATAAATTTGATTATAGTTTGCGCTTTAAAGGTGTGGATACAACATGGGAAAAGGATAAAAACATTTTTTATGGAATTCTTACTAATAATATTGCGTACGAAAATTATCAAATATTCAGGTTGCACAAAGACTCTTCCGAAGCTGAAATCTACGATATATTTTCCATAGACGGCTTTGGAGGAATGTGGTCTTATTCATTTGATACTTGTATGGGATCGCATATAAAAGAAAGAAACGATATTGTTTATGAATTTTGCAAGAAAAATATCCACATTCCAGAATCATTATATGCAAAAATGAAGTCTTTTTTACTGGAAAAGAAACCATCTGTCTTCACCTACTTTGCAGATTGTTTTGAGTATTTGAGTATTATCTATTATGATGGCGAAAGAAATTATTATTTCGATATGTCCAAGCCCTCCTGTCTCGATGAAAATATAAAAAAAGACCCCCGCATTCCCGAATACATTGATTTTTATAACGAAATGGCTGCTTTCATAAAACAGGATTTTAGCGCTTGCCGTTGGGATAATTTTGGAAACAAGGAGAAAATGATCCGTGAATGTGGCAAATTCAACTGGCGTTGGAAAGATAAATATCCAGAGATTCTAGGACGGTGAATAATTGGGACTGTTCGCAAAAATCTTTGGTTAAGGGCTCTTTGCGACATTACGTTTTTTTTGTAGTAAAATTGTAAGAATTGGCGTTGAATTCCATACAAAAGATTCTCCCTTAAGGAGAGTCTTTTGCATATAAGCTCTTCTGTGGGCGATGCATCTTTCTAAATTTATCTCATGAAATTTTTATGCAAATTTAAGGTTGCTGTTTTTGCATTGTTGGTTTTGAATTTGCCTATATGGGCGCAACCAACGTCGCTTCCTCCGCTTCCAATTCCCGATTCGCTTGTTGTCAAAAACTTGAATGTCAAGAATACTGAAATTCGCGACTTGCTTCAAGGACTTGCGGTTCAGTATGGACTGAATCTTTTCTTGGCCCCCGACGTAAAGGGCCCTGTTACAGTCAACTTCAGTAACCAGCCCCTAAAGTCCGCTTTGCGTGTTTTGTTGCAGGGTAACGGTTATGAATATACGGTAGACGGTTCTGTTATCCGAGTGCAAAAACCGGTAGAGAAAATTCCCGAAGCACCCAAGCCTCCCGAAAAGCGTTTTAGGGTTGAATGGGCAAACAATACCCTGACACTTGATGTTGAAGACGCCCCGTTAGACAAGTTGGTTCGCAAGGTTGTAGAGGCTACCGGAAAAAACATATTGCTGGATCAAGGTATTTCCAAGTCTGTATCAGTATTCGTGCAGAATCTTCCTTTTGATCGGGCAATGCGCTATTTGGCAGAATCAGCCGAACTGGATTATGAAGATGACGATGGTATTGTTTCGCTGAAAAAGGCATCCTGGAATTTGGGCGGGAAAGGTAACGATAACTCCAACAAATTCAAGGTGCGCTTGATTAGCGACAGCTTGTTGAATATCGAAGCTGTCGACGCTCCCTTGGCTTCGCTTTTGAGTGAAGTCCTTTCGCAAACTAAACTGAATGCGATGGTTTACGGCAAGTTGGATGGTTCTGTTACTTCGCATATATCGGGCATTCCTGTGCGCGAGGCATTGAAGTATTTGTTCCGTGGAACAGCTTATACCTTCTGGGAACGTGACGGAGTATATTTTATCGGACCGCATGAAATGCAGACTGCCGACAATTCGTTGCTTATAAAGCTTAAACACCTGCGTGCCGAAGATGTGATTAAACTTTTGCCTACAACCCTTACCAAGAGCACTCAAATACAGGTGGTCAAGTCGCAAAACGCATTGATGGCTGTTGGCAGTTACGATGTTCTTGATGCCATCTCTCAATATGTAGACAAGATGGATTTGCCTGTAGCGCAAATCTTGATTGAAGTGCTTGTTGTAGACATGGATATTGAAAAAGGGCACAATCATGGTTTGAACTTGCTGTTTGGAAAGGCTTCTCAGCATATGGGCTCCGAAATGCTTTTCCCGAATATTGACCAGACTTTGAATGCTAGGCAGACTCAAAAGATTTTCAATGGCATTGGCCTTGGCGACGTGATTCAGGTGCCTAAGGACTTGGTTGCGAAAATTGAGGCCATGGAACAAGAAAAAATTCTTGATGTGAAGGCCCGTTCGCAAATTGCAACCCTCAATGGCGAAAAGGCCGTGCTTACGATTGGCCAAACGCAGTACTACATGATGTCGTCGGAGGTTGACTATAATCAGGGTGATGCCGTTACATCTAAAACAACGCAACGCTTTGAACAGATTGAGGCGAACTCGAATATTACCGTGACTCCTTATGTAACGGGTGGTGGTGAAATTACGTGCGAAATTATTCCGGATTTTTCGGAACCCGAGGGTAGTTTTAGCAGTAGCGTTCCTCCAACTCTCAACAAGCGTTATGTGAAATCATCAGTGCGACTTCGCGATGGAGAAACTATCGTATTGGGCGGCATGGTGAAAGAAAGCGTGAATGATGTTCACCGTCAGGTGCCCTTCCTTGGGTCGATTCCAATTCTTGGATGGTTGTTCAGGAATGTGGAACAAGTTCATAGCAAAAGCCAGTTGCTCATTTTTGTAACTCCGCACATTTATTACGGTGCCGAGGGCAGCGTCGATGTTGCTGACGAAATCGAAAAGGCGAAACAGCCGCTGGTTCCTAAGAAAAAGAAGTCTGACAAGAAACCTGTTAAACAGTCCGAGGACAAAAAGAAGTGATATCTCCATTAGGCAGGGCATTGGATATTGCGGCAGGACGATACTGGTGGGTCCTGGTTGTCCGCGACGTCTCTGCTGTTGGAGATTCTGCTCAAATCCTTTGCGTTATGCGAGGGGTTGGCAGAGGTCGTAGTTCTATTTGCAGGAGCTTTTCTGGAACGCTTGAAGAATGTCGCCGTTTTCAAATTCAGCATGGCGGTGCAGATGATGGCGTGTTGTTGGTTGACGATGCCACTCCGGTAAAAATAGTTTCCGACAGCGTTAATCCGGTTGTTGATTTTCCGGGGTATAAACCGGATTGCTGGGACCATGTAGATACCGTGTCGGGAGATTTTTCTGTCGTCGCGCTACGCAGTGCCATAGAAAGTTTTGCCCAAGACGTTCAAAAGGTTGGATTTAAAATCATAATCCATTTGCCTCTAGTTTTGGCGATGTCTGAAATGGTTGAGGTCAATGAAGACGCCCCTTGTTTGTTGTTCAATAACGAAAATGGATTTGCAAGGCTTTATCTAGCTACGGAAGGAAAGGTTGTCGCCGGTTATAAGGTTCTTGGCGAAAATACGGACGAATTGGAAAAATACATTCGCGAGCAATACCTTGTAAAAGATCCGGTAAAGATTCCTTTTACGATTAATGCAGAAGAAATTGCCAAAACGGTCGCTGAAGATGCTTGGCTTTTTAGAACAGACAACATGCCCAGCTTCCATACGCCTGCAAATAAGGATGCTTTACAAAGGCTTCGTGACGCGGCACTTTTCAGGAGAACTGTAAAGGCGTGCGTTGTCGTTTTGCTCCTGTCGGCTTTTGTTGTGCTGGCGTTAGGTATTGTTGAGTCTGTTTACACAAGCGAATCGCAGGCGAAAATCCAAGCGCACCAGTCTATTGTTCAAAAGCAAAAAGACCTTGCTCTAATATGGGAAAAATTGGACAGAGAAAAAGCCCAATCAGAAGAATTCCTAAAACATAGAAGCAGGATGTCTACGACTATCACCAATTTTGCATCGGTTGTTTCCGAAGATATCTGGGTTACACATTGGTTGATATCGGGACAGGTTCATTCTGTACAGGGTTATGCGGTAACCTCTAAAGATTTGTCTGACTTTTTAGAGAAACTAGAAAACGACCGTTCCTTTATCAATGTTAGATTGCGCACGACTGAAAAAACAACTTGGAAAAAACATGATGTTGTTCGCTTTGATTTGACTGCGGAGAATGTTAGGTGAAGTCGTTCCTTTCGAAAAATAAGTACAATGTCTTGACGTTGCTTGCCGTGCTTGCAATAATTGCCTTGCTCGCCTTTTGCATTGTTCCCAAGGCAGTCGTTTTTAGTGAACGCTTGACGTCGGTACGTTCCGAGGTGAAAATAGCTGAGTCGATAGGGGACATGGTCGCATCTCCTGATTCGCTTATAGATGAATATCGTAAGGTCTCCTCGCAGATAGACCGATACGTGAACGCCAGGGCCACATCGTCAAGGATTCTCGCCTATATCCATGATACCGCCCAAAAGAAAAAAGTTTCGTTGCATGACCTTTCGACAGGTGAAATCAAACGGTCTTCGGGAAAAACTGAAATACCGGTGTCTTTCAGAATGAATGCCTCTTTTGCAGATATGCATGAGTTTGTTACAGAACTGGAAAACGGGATTTATTGTATACAATTGCACGACGTGAATATGAACCGTGAAGAAAGTGGCCGCGTGGATGTCTCGGTGCACCTTTCAGTTCTTAGCAAGGGAGTACCGAATGAATAAATTGATTGTATTCATGGTTTCTCTAACGTTGCTTTTGTGGGGGATGTTTTTGTGGAAAATGTCCAACAATGTTAATGCCGGAAAATCCCCAAATACAGAAAATGTCGAACAGGTGACGGCTGCTGGTTTTGACATGCAGGGAATGCTTTCGCTGTTGGAACCTCAGAAGAAACCTGCTGCCGATTTGCGCGATCCCTTTCTTACACCAAAGCGTTTTGCGCCTGCACCGAAACCCCAGCCCCGTGTTGTAAAGCCGAAGGTTGACACAGTCGTCCAACAAACTCCGCAACAGCCATTAATTACGCTTGATGCTATTTTGCCAGGAGACAATCCCGTAGCGATTATCAAGTACCACGGTGAAACGGCTGTGGTAAGCGTTGGCCAGAAAATTTGGGATGTGGTTATCACTGCGATTGAGACGAATCGTGTGGTAATACGCTATGCCGGCGGAACATTTGAAATAAAGTGATTCTTTGGCGACATTTCCTGATTTGCTGAAAAAGATATAGTGCTAATCTTTTGCTATTATTTTAAGAATTAAGGGATGTTCTATGAGCCTTGCGAAAGTCCTTTTTGTTTGCGATAAAAACGAGTGTACCAGTTTCGGGCGATTGACGCTGAATCTGGTGAAGGCGGTGTCGGGAAAATTCGATGCCCATGTGCTTTGGCTCAAGACTCCCAAGTTCTTTGGTGAAGCCGATAAGAAAACGGCGACTTCGCAAGATTCGAACTATGTATCTCACGAAGTGTGGGCGAAATCGCTCTATACGGGATATTTGAGTTTTCGCGCACCGCTTAAAAAGCTGGTCAAGAAAATCCAGCCCGAAATCGTTTTCTTTATTCGGCCGGAACTCGGTTTCTTGGTGCCGGTGGTGAAGGGGCGCGCCAAGACGGTCATGTTTGTGCATGATACCTTTGCCGAAACCTTGTACCCGAACAGCACGAAGTTCAAGCTGTTGAACCTGTTCTACATTCGCCCGACAGTCAAGGCGGACTTTTTCGTGTACAATTCCAACTGGACTTGCGAACAAGCGGCGGACCATTTTGGCATAGAAATGTCGTCAAAGCCGGGAGCCGTCATCGGTTGCCCCATCGATAGCGCCTTGTTTAACAAGCCCGAAACGAAACCGACGTTTGAAGAAAAGAAAGTTTTTCTGCGCAAGTACGGCATCAAGAATTTTGATGGCATGTGCCTGAACGTAAGCCTCGATGAACCCCGCAAGAATATCGAGACTTTCTTTGAAATGGCGCGCCTCAGGCCGCATGTGGCCTTTGTGCGAGTTGGCAAGTTCTCTGAACGCCTGCGTGCCATCGTGAATGAAAAGAAACTTTATAACGTTTATCACTTTAGCGAATTCAAGGCGCATGAACTGCGCGACTTTTATCGCCACGCAGACTTGATGGTGTATCCGTCGCTTTTAGAAGGCTTCGGCCTTCCGCCTATCGAAGCGATTGCTTGCGGAACGCCTGCGCTCTGCGCCGCAACCTCAGCAGTCAAGGAAAATCTTGACGGAGTTTGCCCGCTGATCAATCCGCCGACGGATGCCGAGGCATACGCCCGCGTGATCGATCGCGTGCTCGCTGGCGAAAACGTGCTCGATGAATCTAATGCAAAAAAACTCCTGGAACATTGTTCCATGGAGTCATTCAGCAAACGAGTTGTCGACTTTTTTAATTCTATTTCCGGCGCCACACCTTAATCAGGCTGTGGTTCTTTCTGGTTGCAAGCCAAAGCGTCGGCCAAATCAGAATGATATCGCGAATCAGGCTTGTCCAGGCTTCGGCCTTGTCGTGGGCATCGCCGTCTTCAAGCTCAAAGCAACCGCAAGTGATTCCGAGGTCGTTGCCCAAGGCCCAAGTGAGGGCGATGATAAAGCTCACGAACATCCAGAAAATCGCAAATGCCGATTCACGCACGAACGGCGTTACAATCATCGCAAGCCCGAACCAGAATTCAAACTGCGGGTACACCAGGGCAAAGAAGTTGTTCACGCTTTCCAAGTGCAAAGCGGGGAAGAACTGGTACTGCGCCACAAGGACAGCAAACTGGTGCGGGTCCTGAATCTTGTAAATGCTCGCGAAAATGAACATGCCGCCAATGCCCACGCGGAACAGCGTTTCGAGGGCTCGGATGGCAAAGTCCTTTTGCAGGCGGTAAGCCGGAACGCAAATGCCCGTGGCGATAATGATGGCGGCAAGACCCACATGAATATTGTAGCGGTAAGCCTTTGGCCAAATGTCAATCAGCCAGTCTTGGTCGGTAAAAGTCAAGAACGATTCCGGGAACGAAATTTCGGCAACACCGATAGCTACCAGAATCGAGGCTACAACGAGCAGTACTGCAGAGATAATCGTCTTCTTCATTACAGCACCTCGTCCGGCTTGGCAAGAATTTCCTGGCTGCCGATCCAGTCGACCGACTTGGAGTCTTCAACGCGAATGTTGTTGATAACGGCAAGCGCAATGCAGAATGCGGCAATCCCCAAAAGAACAATCCAGTTCAGGGATTTTAAATAGTTTTTAGTGTAATCGAAAACGTTAAGAGCTATAGATTTCATATCCATAAGATACAAAATCTTTGGTCTTACTTAGTCCACAGGCTCTTTTCTTTTTCAATAAACTTCACGAATTCTTCGGGGGGCACGGGTTTCGAGAAGTAGTATCCCTGAATCACGTCGCAACCCATTCTCTTAAGGGTCTGCAGCTGGGATTCCGTTTCGACGCCCTCGGCAACGCAGGGAACTTTCAAGAATTTCGCAATGTCGATAATCAATTCGACCATTCGCTTGTTCTTTTCGTGCTTTTCCATGTTGCGCACAAAGGACATGTCAATCTTTAGAATGTCGATCGGGAGTTCTGTGAGCATGCCGAGCGAAGAGTATCCGGTTCCAAAGTCGTCCATTTCGATATGGAATCCTTTACTGCGCATGCTGTTTAAAACATCAATCAGGCCTTGGGCGTTGTCAGAATAAGCGCTTTCGGTAATCTCGATCATGTATTCGTTGGGCGTAAGCTTGTTCTGTTCTAGAATGTTGCAGAACTTGTTTTCGAGCTCG
It includes:
- a CDS encoding secretin and TonB N-terminal domain-containing protein, whose amino-acid sequence is MKFLCKFKVAVFALLVLNLPIWAQPTSLPPLPIPDSLVVKNLNVKNTEIRDLLQGLAVQYGLNLFLAPDVKGPVTVNFSNQPLKSALRVLLQGNGYEYTVDGSVIRVQKPVEKIPEAPKPPEKRFRVEWANNTLTLDVEDAPLDKLVRKVVEATGKNILLDQGISKSVSVFVQNLPFDRAMRYLAESAELDYEDDDGIVSLKKASWNLGGKGNDNSNKFKVRLISDSLLNIEAVDAPLASLLSEVLSQTKLNAMVYGKLDGSVTSHISGIPVREALKYLFRGTAYTFWERDGVYFIGPHEMQTADNSLLIKLKHLRAEDVIKLLPTTLTKSTQIQVVKSQNALMAVGSYDVLDAISQYVDKMDLPVAQILIEVLVVDMDIEKGHNHGLNLLFGKASQHMGSEMLFPNIDQTLNARQTQKIFNGIGLGDVIQVPKDLVAKIEAMEQEKILDVKARSQIATLNGEKAVLTIGQTQYYMMSSEVDYNQGDAVTSKTTQRFEQIEANSNITVTPYVTGGGEITCEIIPDFSEPEGSFSSSVPPTLNKRYVKSSVRLRDGETIVLGGMVKESVNDVHRQVPFLGSIPILGWLFRNVEQVHSKSQLLIFVTPHIYYGAEGSVDVADEIEKAKQPLVPKKKKSDKKPVKQSEDKKK
- a CDS encoding glycosyltransferase, whose protein sequence is MSLAKVLFVCDKNECTSFGRLTLNLVKAVSGKFDAHVLWLKTPKFFGEADKKTATSQDSNYVSHEVWAKSLYTGYLSFRAPLKKLVKKIQPEIVFFIRPELGFLVPVVKGRAKTVMFVHDTFAETLYPNSTKFKLLNLFYIRPTVKADFFVYNSNWTCEQAADHFGIEMSSKPGAVIGCPIDSALFNKPETKPTFEEKKVFLRKYGIKNFDGMCLNVSLDEPRKNIETFFEMARLRPHVAFVRVGKFSERLRAIVNEKKLYNVYHFSEFKAHELRDFYRHADLMVYPSLLEGFGLPPIEAIACGTPALCAATSAVKENLDGVCPLINPPTDAEAYARVIDRVLAGENVLDESNAKKLLEHCSMESFSKRVVDFFNSISGATP
- the pilO gene encoding type 4a pilus biogenesis protein PilO; this encodes MKSFLSKNKYNVLTLLAVLAIIALLAFCIVPKAVVFSERLTSVRSEVKIAESIGDMVASPDSLIDEYRKVSSQIDRYVNARATSSRILAYIHDTAQKKKVSLHDLSTGEIKRSSGKTEIPVSFRMNASFADMHEFVTELENGIYCIQLHDVNMNREESGRVDVSVHLSVLSKGVPNE
- a CDS encoding PilN domain-containing protein, encoding MDIAAGRYWWVLVVRDVSAVGDSAQILCVMRGVGRGRSSICRSFSGTLEECRRFQIQHGGADDGVLLVDDATPVKIVSDSVNPVVDFPGYKPDCWDHVDTVSGDFSVVALRSAIESFAQDVQKVGFKIIIHLPLVLAMSEMVEVNEDAPCLLFNNENGFARLYLATEGKVVAGYKVLGENTDELEKYIREQYLVKDPVKIPFTINAEEIAKTVAEDAWLFRTDNMPSFHTPANKDALQRLRDAALFRRTVKACVVVLLLSAFVVLALGIVESVYTSESQAKIQAHQSIVQKQKDLALIWEKLDREKAQSEEFLKHRSRMSTTITNFASVVSEDIWVTHWLISGQVHSVQGYAVTSKDLSDFLEKLENDRSFINVRLRTTEKTTWKKHDVVRFDLTAENVR
- a CDS encoding MauE/DoxX family redox-associated membrane protein; this translates as MKKTIISAVLLVVASILVAIGVAEISFPESFLTFTDQDWLIDIWPKAYRYNIHVGLAAIIIATGICVPAYRLQKDFAIRALETLFRVGIGGMFIFASIYKIQDPHQFAVLVAQYQFFPALHLESVNNFFALVYPQFEFWFGLAMIVTPFVRESAFAIFWMFVSFIIALTWALGNDLGITCGCFELEDGDAHDKAEAWTSLIRDIILIWPTLWLATRKNHSLIKVWRRK
- a CDS encoding RHS repeat-associated core domain-containing protein, which encodes MGVSFSPGENGINVYFGSEKAAGGLFAYDHSRERPVVGSFNYVTVEAYSISYGFNLNAESAVPVFFWYFGKDNGDWISEAHAANYPYFVDGFQLKQTMPIYAKKDLLSVSNRLRLRGGDLLPYSWKFTTAHDYSVIWPIAYMDSWNVADSAVQDIDMTRAVAFKFQTWDDAKDRAISIKNVMYGLRQPRSVQFLPPKTHVLTFVSDGLSYIKGSNFSGGLPLEFIEGASLYAKIIPSPGDTIEEVVINGATVYKRDSVLWSNFVSVSGDGSIDLTLEHSSSDLNVVASSKKCGTRALHAVNPSYVKTEVFLDPLKTSRKLETYAVKDGLGRVVQTQTNLGNGYYNVSATYLDDFGNVEFAPLSYLSAKDSFAYEDMYCKMCIVKSSNYYNGTDNLDRQLAFGIPYAKEDYHYGEGNGVTKDISGVAEASYAMSQKSSMQWTIPIETSDYTNFISEEQLNENVLTGKYASAKNAIVDEKSSVENWTDYGFKLVVNRSAEGVYTQQIFDANGNVLYTWAKSGEHEVISRSHYNSDNQIDSTDISVDRGPFILATVYTYDMVGRVKTLTTPDKGTVVSMYDAEDRVRFTRDARQQAMSEKLGCSGNYFSTIEYDDRGKVAKTGEVHCGHSFNDSATSVPDDKLYILSENFYGKPTIGDLLSTHVTTDSKLLQGILDEMEGVSPNDVGAVASYDGSRVRSEAAIRANSLKMSSYNRLGQKIKQWTIYGLEGAPATQASFTYNISGELSSTETAEWKNGSWNKISTLVYSYDGMGRLKSVLEDGDSLMRIDRTDAGTVSKKRYFDKGAPVYDMTYAKDIYGRTTRVEYKNSSGKTLYSETATYPSAVVGRIDSAHHVWDGYHSNENYTYDAQGRLTGYESDNNHVGGGRYSYDGLGRLEFKREGRFGNDTLISYTYSNAFFRPLTMRVKGGPETEYYAYDESGNVWLDRNSMSAYTINALGLPSKVHLFSKIPGTLTSDQLARDEWVESRSATTEMAYDEGGQRIWTKFVANAPSHTTEVTYPGIGEYKYSGRNYSNDLELARIDLLGGGYRTGLNGEAVFPVKDLQGSVRGYVNKSGLKSAFGYRPYGTTIDLARYASDDDRRWQGKEYDGEHDKLYFGARFYDPFFGLWMSPDPAGQFANPYSYGGDPLNYIDPTGMWALGAGLVFGYDESHGWSLGVGVAAEFEDSGVNASYTFNQDGSRSLGLNTNASVCVDGVCFNGGSGFNMNTYTGTSVSKSAGICFGSSSDACAGYELGQGYSWDRSGGFVGMTVYAEVYAAFAGGRSSYGYEQGFFGAEGRGMYAGISGYGLHAEVSQNGGTSWGFEERLYSGIGNNSSSLAADGTTASMVKWELWMPSLGRFGHFTFGDGYDVSNDGLGKALADEVVPLLKSSSNEDDWKLAEKIRNNPNNLTYAEFLKLDQFLLANGFEHVKRMNNHPDGFKKVTYRKAGSTLYGNLELMYSKGENRAYSSYNYGNNHISHMLIDLFGWKGRGY